In Acropora muricata isolate sample 2 chromosome 11, ASM3666990v1, whole genome shotgun sequence, one DNA window encodes the following:
- the LOC136891033 gene encoding uncharacterized protein — protein MTVEELQEQYIQEAQKSSTLQKKLSETENKLTEMQESRIENLMESFQKALYRQQNTNPTQRINSPEEMKLFTNVHSPGLFQMMLDCISGNKNLKDKRKELQQQRVVSLLHIIAYFRSQKTSTLQKDSGLFAASCGMSLRGLSAGQIMGYSTTPRTVQQLKANLSKGHANYISQQLNSATQMSCFMVLMVDDFHNIHSLHTPANLVRTNIVHMASCLADIHPTIRAVPRPASSTIHNTVLVTLNGQQKICHGGINITSVQKSVQHALVHMKDQFLEQLPPNLKTMDPGRLQAALRELRVYSDPSTQDLETLETCMLIDEFQQDLKSMDNYKTALEHVLQKYPELEQYSKNFIVPLPADWPGWYYPKKLIATGWKPNLSIIPEQGPFHVCLNAYEDVVLNFKFFFEKLFSSVFGGILAEKPKPFRT, from the exons ATGACAGTGGAGGAATTGCAAGAGCAATACATACAGGAGGCACAAAAAAGTTCCACTCTTCAAAAGAAATTGAGCGAGACGGAAAATAAACTCACAGAGATGCAAG AATCAAGAATTGAGAACCTCATGGAATCATTCCAAAAGGCCCTCTATAGACAACAGAATACCAATCCTACCCAGAGAATTAACAGCCCAGAGGAAATGAAGTTATTCACTAACGTACACAGCCCTGGTCTTTTCCAGATGATGTTGGACTGTatttcaggaaataaaaatttaaaagacaaaagaaaagagctaCAACAGCAACGAGTGGTCTCTTTACTTCACATAATTGCATATTTTAG GTCACAAAAGACATCTACACTACAAAAGGACAGTGGACTATTTGCAGCTTCCTGTGGAATGTCCCTGCGGGGTTTATCAGCTGGTCAGATTATGGGATACAGCACCACACCCAGGACAGTGCAGCAACTTAAAGCCAACTTAAGTAAAGGGCATGCAAATTACATATCACAGCAGCTAAACAGTGCAACCCAG ATGAGTTGCTTTATGGTCCTCATGGTTGACGATTTCCATAACATACATTCACTCCACACGCCAGCAAACCTTGTAAGAACAAATATTGTCCACATGGCATCCTGCTTAGCAGACATACACCCTACAATCAGAGCTGTACCCAGACCAGCCTCATCTACTATACACAACACAGTACTCGTTACTTTGAATGGCCAACAAAAGATCTGCCATGGTGGCATCAACATTACCTCTGTCCAAAAATCTGTTCAACATGCCCTAGTGCATATGAAAGATCAGTTTTTAGAGCAGCTACCACCTAACCTGAAGACTATGGATCCAGGAAGACTACAGGCAGCATTACGAGAACTTAG AGTGTACTCGGATCCATCAACCCAAGACCTGGAGACTTTAGAGACCTGTATGCTGATAGATGAATTTCAACAAGATCTAAAAAGTATGGACAACTATAAAACAGCTCTTGAACATGTGCTCCAAAAATATCCAGAACTTGAGCAATATAGCAAGAACTTCATTGTACCACTCCCTGCAGACTGGCCTGGATGGTATTATCCAAAAAAGCTAATAGCCACTGGATGGAAACCAAATCTCAGCATTATCCCAGAGCAAGGGCCCTTCCATGTGTGTCTAAATGCATATGAagatgttgttttaaatttcaaatttttttttgaaaaattattttcaagtgtCTTTGGCGGAATCTTGgcagaaaaaccaaaaccatttcGAACATAA